A section of the Humulus lupulus chromosome 2, drHumLupu1.1, whole genome shotgun sequence genome encodes:
- the LOC133817830 gene encoding DUF724 domain-containing protein 6-like isoform X1: MLSLSSYESSDPRQLFSEGTEVEVSSDEEGFKGAWFKAFVVENLGSSAPKKRRKVLVEYWSLVTEDGFQPLREHVDLCHLRPLPPDAGAEDFEVGDVVDADYRDGWWTGVVRKVLGCDKYRVFFENPPDLIEFQKKQMRFHQDWVNGKWVRPLKEQKMTGSTFSSGTDVEVHFDNEDLSDAWIPAIVVKENDDNTFLVKYHNSKAKNWKDTVDFTHIRPAFPRNAGRIYELCDKVDAFSDFAWRVGEITKILPGKKYTVAFKHGNGMKSKEFSQTEIRPLVEWKDGKWLVWTKEGLVDLNLDLQEDLEHGANNISNADVLSQLGSLGLLDYTHETKSPQPTNSGKNLRKRSTDCSEDSVSITPNLTPVSSPNNGEHMHPLEKQENEVPNGSPSSDKACKARKFKLATTPASAIVGSTRLRKPVVPFIIESNSKRSKQHKGGGCEIKISDNVQRRGRTKKSQVKRTATSAVGKTRNVSSGAAGKDVEKEGIKGESEADIALGTTTNTSTGAAENVVEKEGIKGEAELPAALGKAGKNACPSTAENVVEKEGTAGKDAEKEGAAGKIVEKEGTAGKIVEKEGTAGKAVEKEGTAEKVVENEGIRKEAEGLIASSSTEEVQGSVAKSLVQFLSQELVNLPSDPKNNSDNASDDNSTEFKQQSSGGSNNKRKRGRPRKIVKLGPEASVDGHVEELAVKACKTNGGVGGVVPPAQGGKETAGTAICSLDLNSNPLLKDLLNPSVVEAAVQSNLQDTSKGKSVHISGTNSATNEAESESIYTRVSSGTDDDDNQPLSKWFGGMQSQPGVLETKSLGKTVFDQRYKDRERASISKKAIVVHAFSGSEPEDSLRLPFVKSSPVWKAIDSMEVFGKMGQVPHFRPLYKCKEEHREGMAIGHMVTFSGLVDKISKLQCDDRGSIFHSTLETLQELEKHGFDVSLLRNRVNALLLIKDRQARARDESKDVERKIVEHAGEKAKLVGEIDDVCKKIRELQEKHALLKSLMENKEQDIRKLQQHVDNINQSAALEKQEFEKLAAAPFI; the protein is encoded by the exons ATGTTGAGCTTGAGCTCCTACGAGAGTAGTGACCCTAGGCAACTTTTCTCTGAAGGCACCGAAGTTGAAGTTAGCAGCGACGAAGAAGGGTTTAAGGGAGCTTGGTTCAAAGCCTTTGTGGTTGAGAACTTGGGTTCCTCTGCTCCGAAGAAGAGGAGGAAAGTTTTGGTTGAGTACTGGAGTCTTGTCACTGAAGATGGGTTCCAGCCGTTAAGGGAGCATGTTGATTTGTGCCATTTAAGGCCTTTGCCGCCCGACGCTGGTGCTGAAGATTTTGAGGTTGGAGACGTGGTTGATGCTGATTACAGAGATGGGTGGTGGACTGGGGTTGTCAGGAAAGTTTTGGGGTGCGACAAGTATAGAGTATTTTTTGAGAACCCACCAGATTTGATTGAATTTCAGAAGAAGCAAATGCGGTTTCATCAAGATTGGGTTAATGGTAAATGGGTTCGTCCTTTGAAGGAGCAG aaaatgacaggGTCTACTTTCAGCTCAGGAACTGATGTAGAAGTGCATTTTGACAATGAGGATTTAAGTGATGCTTGGATCCCTGCAATTGTGGTTAAAGAAAACGATGATAATACCTTTTTGGTGAAGTATCACAACTCTAAGGCTAAGAATTGGAAAGATACTGTAGATTTCACTCATATCCGTCCTGCCTTTCCTCGCAATGCAGGTAGGATTTATGAGTTGTGTGACAAAGTAGATGCATTTAGTGATTTTGCTTGGCGGGTTGGTGAAATCACCAAAATCCTACCTGGGAAGAAATACACTGTCGCTTTCAAGCATGGGAATGGGATGAAGTCCAAGGAGTTCAGTCAAACAGAAATAAGGCCTCTAGTGGAATGGAAAGATGGAAAATGGCTTGTGTGGACAAAG GAAGGCTTGGTTGATTTGAATTTAGATTTGCAAGAAGATTTGGAGCACGGTGCCAATAATATAAGCAATGCTGATGTACTTTCTCAACTGGGAAGTTTGGGTTTACTTGACTATACCCATGAAACGAAATCACCTCAGCCTACAAACTCGGGGAAGAATCTGAGAAAGCGCTCTACTGATTGCAGTGAGGATTCAGTTTCTATTACTCCAAACTTGACTCCGGTGTCATCCCCTAACAATGGTGAACATATGCATCCTCTGGAAAAGCAAGAAAACGAAGTTCCCAATGGATCCCCGTCATCTGATAAGGCATGTAAAGCACGGAAATTTAAATTGGCCACCACTCCTGCATCAGCAATTGTGGGGAGTACACGTTTAAGAAAACCTGTTGTTCCTTTTATAATAGAATCTAATTCAAAG AGGAGTAAGCAACATAAAGGTGGTGGATGTGAAATTAAAATTTCAGATAATGTGCAGCGCAGAGGAAGAACTAAGAAGAGTCAAGTCAAAAGAACAGCAACATCAGCAGTAG GTAAGACTAGAAATGTTAGCAGTGGTGCTGCTGGAAAGGATGTTGAAAAGGAAGGCATAAAAGGAGAATCTGAAGCCGATATAGCATTAGGTACGACCACAAATACAAGTACTGGCGCTGCTGAAAATGTTGTTGAAAAGGAAGGCATTAAAGGAGAAGCGGAACTCCCTGCAGCATTAGGTAAGGCCGGAAAAAATGCATGTCCCAGTACTGCTGAAAACGTTGTTGAAAAAGAAGGTACTGCTGGAAAAGATGCTGAAAAAGAAGGTGCTGCTGGAAAAATTGTTGAAAAAGAAGGTACTGCTGGAAAAATTGTTGAAAAAGAAGGTACTGCTGGAAAAGCTGTTGAAAAGGAAGGTACTGCTGAAAAAGTAGTTGAAAACGAAGGCATAAGAAAAGAAGCCGAAGGCCTCATAGCATCATCATCTACTGAGGAAGTGCAGGGTTCAGTGGCCAAGAGTCTTGTTCAGTTTCTTAGTCAAGAGTTGGTAAATCTACCAAGTGATCCGAAGAATAATTCAGATAATGCATCAGATGACAATAGCACA GAGTTTAAGCAGCAATCATCAGGAGGGAGCAACAATAAAAGAAAGAGAGGTAGACCTAGAAAGATAGTAAAGCTTGGCCCAGAAGCTTCAGTGGACG GACATGTTGAGGAATTGGCTGTAAAAGCTTGTAAAACCAATGGAGGAGTTGGAGGAGTTGTCCCGCCTGCTCAAGGAGGGAAGGAAACCGCAGGTACGGCAATCTGCAGCCTTGATCTCAATTCCAATCCATTGCTAAAGGATCTATTAAATCCATCAGTAGTAGAAGCTGCTGTTCAATCCA ATCTACAAGATACCTCTAAAGGAAAAAGTGTTCATATTTCTGGGACGAACAGTGCTACAAATGAAGCTGAATCTGAATCGATTTATACTAGAGTATCAAGCGGTACAGATGATGATGATAATCAACCTCTATCAAAGTGGTTTGGGGGAATGCAGAGTCAACCAGGTGTCCTCGAAACAA AATCACTCGGTAAGACCGTTTTTGACCAACGGTACAAGGATAGAGAACGAGCAAGTATCAGTAAGAAGGCTATTGTTGTTCATGCCTTCAGTGGGAGCGAGCCTGAGGATAGTTTAAGGTTGCCGTTCGTAAAAAGCTCTCCAGTCTGGAAAGCAATTGATTCCATGGAAGTATTTGGAAAGATGGGACAAGTACCACATTTTCGTCCACTTTACAAATGTAAAGAAGAGCATAGGGAAGGAATGGCTATTGGCCACATGGTGACCTTTTCTGGTTTGGTTGACAAGATATCTAAGTTGCAATGCGATGATCGTGGCAGCATTTTCCACAGCACTTTGGAGACACTACAAGAGTTAGAAAAGCATGGCTTTGATGTGTCGCTTCTAAGAAATCGTGTGAATGCATTATTGTTAATTAAAGATAGACAAGCGCGGGCTAGAGACGAGTCAAAAGATGTTGAAAGAAAGATCGTGGAGCATGCTGGTGAGAAAGCTAAACTTGTGGGCGAGATTGATGATGTTTGTAAGAAGATACGTGAACTACAGGAGAAACATGCATTACTCAAATCACTGATGGAGAATAAAGAGCAAGATATAAGAAAGTTGCAGCAGCATGTGGATAATATCAACCAAAGTGCTGCCCTTGAGAAACAAGAATTTGAAAAACTAGCAGCTGCCCCTTTCATATAG
- the LOC133817830 gene encoding DUF724 domain-containing protein 6-like isoform X2 — protein sequence MLSLSSYESSDPRQLFSEGTEVEVSSDEEGFKGAWFKAFVVENLGSSAPKKRRKVLVEYWSLVTEDGFQPLREHVDLCHLRPLPPDAGAEDFEVGDVVDADYRDGWWTGVVRKVLGCDKYRVFFENPPDLIEFQKKQMRFHQDWVNGKWVRPLKEQKMTGSTFSSGTDVEVHFDNEDLSDAWIPAIVVKENDDNTFLVKYHNSKAKNWKDTVDFTHIRPAFPRNAGRIYELCDKVDAFSDFAWRVGEITKILPGKKYTVAFKHGNGMKSKEFSQTEIRPLVEWKDGKWLVWTKEGLVDLNLDLQEDLEHGANNISNADVLSQLGSLGLLDYTHETKSPQPTNSGKNLRKRSTDCSEDSVSITPNLTPVSSPNNGEHMHPLEKQENEVPNGSPSSDKACKARKFKLATTPASAIVGSTRLRKPVVPFIIESNSKRSKQHKGGGCEIKISDNVQRRGRTKKSQVKRTATSAVGKTRNVSSGAAGKDVEKEGIKGESEADIALGTTTNTSTGAAENVVEKEGIKGEAELPAALGKAGKNACPSTAENVVEKEGTAGKDAEKEGAAGKIVEKEGTAGKIVEKEGTAGKAVEKEGTAEKVVENEGIRKEAEGLIASSSTEEVQGSVAKSLVQFLSQELVNLPSDPKNNSDNASDDNSTEFKQQSSGGSNNKRKRGHVEELAVKACKTNGGVGGVVPPAQGGKETAGTAICSLDLNSNPLLKDLLNPSVVEAAVQSNLQDTSKGKSVHISGTNSATNEAESESIYTRVSSGTDDDDNQPLSKWFGGMQSQPGVLETKSLGKTVFDQRYKDRERASISKKAIVVHAFSGSEPEDSLRLPFVKSSPVWKAIDSMEVFGKMGQVPHFRPLYKCKEEHREGMAIGHMVTFSGLVDKISKLQCDDRGSIFHSTLETLQELEKHGFDVSLLRNRVNALLLIKDRQARARDESKDVERKIVEHAGEKAKLVGEIDDVCKKIRELQEKHALLKSLMENKEQDIRKLQQHVDNINQSAALEKQEFEKLAAAPFI from the exons ATGTTGAGCTTGAGCTCCTACGAGAGTAGTGACCCTAGGCAACTTTTCTCTGAAGGCACCGAAGTTGAAGTTAGCAGCGACGAAGAAGGGTTTAAGGGAGCTTGGTTCAAAGCCTTTGTGGTTGAGAACTTGGGTTCCTCTGCTCCGAAGAAGAGGAGGAAAGTTTTGGTTGAGTACTGGAGTCTTGTCACTGAAGATGGGTTCCAGCCGTTAAGGGAGCATGTTGATTTGTGCCATTTAAGGCCTTTGCCGCCCGACGCTGGTGCTGAAGATTTTGAGGTTGGAGACGTGGTTGATGCTGATTACAGAGATGGGTGGTGGACTGGGGTTGTCAGGAAAGTTTTGGGGTGCGACAAGTATAGAGTATTTTTTGAGAACCCACCAGATTTGATTGAATTTCAGAAGAAGCAAATGCGGTTTCATCAAGATTGGGTTAATGGTAAATGGGTTCGTCCTTTGAAGGAGCAG aaaatgacaggGTCTACTTTCAGCTCAGGAACTGATGTAGAAGTGCATTTTGACAATGAGGATTTAAGTGATGCTTGGATCCCTGCAATTGTGGTTAAAGAAAACGATGATAATACCTTTTTGGTGAAGTATCACAACTCTAAGGCTAAGAATTGGAAAGATACTGTAGATTTCACTCATATCCGTCCTGCCTTTCCTCGCAATGCAGGTAGGATTTATGAGTTGTGTGACAAAGTAGATGCATTTAGTGATTTTGCTTGGCGGGTTGGTGAAATCACCAAAATCCTACCTGGGAAGAAATACACTGTCGCTTTCAAGCATGGGAATGGGATGAAGTCCAAGGAGTTCAGTCAAACAGAAATAAGGCCTCTAGTGGAATGGAAAGATGGAAAATGGCTTGTGTGGACAAAG GAAGGCTTGGTTGATTTGAATTTAGATTTGCAAGAAGATTTGGAGCACGGTGCCAATAATATAAGCAATGCTGATGTACTTTCTCAACTGGGAAGTTTGGGTTTACTTGACTATACCCATGAAACGAAATCACCTCAGCCTACAAACTCGGGGAAGAATCTGAGAAAGCGCTCTACTGATTGCAGTGAGGATTCAGTTTCTATTACTCCAAACTTGACTCCGGTGTCATCCCCTAACAATGGTGAACATATGCATCCTCTGGAAAAGCAAGAAAACGAAGTTCCCAATGGATCCCCGTCATCTGATAAGGCATGTAAAGCACGGAAATTTAAATTGGCCACCACTCCTGCATCAGCAATTGTGGGGAGTACACGTTTAAGAAAACCTGTTGTTCCTTTTATAATAGAATCTAATTCAAAG AGGAGTAAGCAACATAAAGGTGGTGGATGTGAAATTAAAATTTCAGATAATGTGCAGCGCAGAGGAAGAACTAAGAAGAGTCAAGTCAAAAGAACAGCAACATCAGCAGTAG GTAAGACTAGAAATGTTAGCAGTGGTGCTGCTGGAAAGGATGTTGAAAAGGAAGGCATAAAAGGAGAATCTGAAGCCGATATAGCATTAGGTACGACCACAAATACAAGTACTGGCGCTGCTGAAAATGTTGTTGAAAAGGAAGGCATTAAAGGAGAAGCGGAACTCCCTGCAGCATTAGGTAAGGCCGGAAAAAATGCATGTCCCAGTACTGCTGAAAACGTTGTTGAAAAAGAAGGTACTGCTGGAAAAGATGCTGAAAAAGAAGGTGCTGCTGGAAAAATTGTTGAAAAAGAAGGTACTGCTGGAAAAATTGTTGAAAAAGAAGGTACTGCTGGAAAAGCTGTTGAAAAGGAAGGTACTGCTGAAAAAGTAGTTGAAAACGAAGGCATAAGAAAAGAAGCCGAAGGCCTCATAGCATCATCATCTACTGAGGAAGTGCAGGGTTCAGTGGCCAAGAGTCTTGTTCAGTTTCTTAGTCAAGAGTTGGTAAATCTACCAAGTGATCCGAAGAATAATTCAGATAATGCATCAGATGACAATAGCACA GAGTTTAAGCAGCAATCATCAGGAGGGAGCAACAATAAAAGAAAGAGAG GACATGTTGAGGAATTGGCTGTAAAAGCTTGTAAAACCAATGGAGGAGTTGGAGGAGTTGTCCCGCCTGCTCAAGGAGGGAAGGAAACCGCAGGTACGGCAATCTGCAGCCTTGATCTCAATTCCAATCCATTGCTAAAGGATCTATTAAATCCATCAGTAGTAGAAGCTGCTGTTCAATCCA ATCTACAAGATACCTCTAAAGGAAAAAGTGTTCATATTTCTGGGACGAACAGTGCTACAAATGAAGCTGAATCTGAATCGATTTATACTAGAGTATCAAGCGGTACAGATGATGATGATAATCAACCTCTATCAAAGTGGTTTGGGGGAATGCAGAGTCAACCAGGTGTCCTCGAAACAA AATCACTCGGTAAGACCGTTTTTGACCAACGGTACAAGGATAGAGAACGAGCAAGTATCAGTAAGAAGGCTATTGTTGTTCATGCCTTCAGTGGGAGCGAGCCTGAGGATAGTTTAAGGTTGCCGTTCGTAAAAAGCTCTCCAGTCTGGAAAGCAATTGATTCCATGGAAGTATTTGGAAAGATGGGACAAGTACCACATTTTCGTCCACTTTACAAATGTAAAGAAGAGCATAGGGAAGGAATGGCTATTGGCCACATGGTGACCTTTTCTGGTTTGGTTGACAAGATATCTAAGTTGCAATGCGATGATCGTGGCAGCATTTTCCACAGCACTTTGGAGACACTACAAGAGTTAGAAAAGCATGGCTTTGATGTGTCGCTTCTAAGAAATCGTGTGAATGCATTATTGTTAATTAAAGATAGACAAGCGCGGGCTAGAGACGAGTCAAAAGATGTTGAAAGAAAGATCGTGGAGCATGCTGGTGAGAAAGCTAAACTTGTGGGCGAGATTGATGATGTTTGTAAGAAGATACGTGAACTACAGGAGAAACATGCATTACTCAAATCACTGATGGAGAATAAAGAGCAAGATATAAGAAAGTTGCAGCAGCATGTGGATAATATCAACCAAAGTGCTGCCCTTGAGAAACAAGAATTTGAAAAACTAGCAGCTGCCCCTTTCATATAG
- the LOC133817830 gene encoding DUF724 domain-containing protein 6-like isoform X5, which yields MLSLSSYESSDPRQLFSEGTEVEVSSDEEGFKGAWFKAFVVENLGSSAPKKRRKVLVEYWSLVTEDGFQPLREHVDLCHLRPLPPDAGAEDFEVGDVVDADYRDGWWTGVVRKVLGCDKYRVFFENPPDLIEFQKKQMRFHQDWVNGKWVRPLKEQKMTGSTFSSGTDVEVHFDNEDLSDAWIPAIVVKENDDNTFLVKYHNSKAKNWKDTVDFTHIRPAFPRNAGRIYELCDKVDAFSDFAWRVGEITKILPGKKYTVAFKHGNGMKSKEFSQTEIRPLVEWKDGKWLVWTKEGLVDLNLDLQEDLEHGANNISNADVLSQLGSLGLLDYTHETKSPQPTNSGKNLRKRSTDCSEDSVSITPNLTPVSSPNNGEHMHPLEKQENEVPNGSPSSDKACKARKFKLATTPASAIVGSTRLRKPVVPFIIESNSKRSKQHKGGGCEIKISDNVQRRGRTKKSQVKRTATSAVGKTRNVSSGAAGKDVEKEGIKGESEADIALGTTTNTSTGAAENVVEKEGIKGEAELPAALGKAGKNACPSTAENVVEKEGTAGKDAEKEGAAGKIVEKEGTAGKIVEKEGTAGKAVEKEGTAEKVVENEGIRKEAEGLIASSSTEEVQGSVAKSLVQFLSQELVNLPSDPKNNSDNASDDNSTEFKQQSSGGSNNKRKRGHVEELAVKACKTNGGVGGVVPPAQGGKETADLQDTSKGKSVHISGTNSATNEAESESIYTRVSSGTDDDDNQPLSKWFGGMQSQPGVLETKSLGKTVFDQRYKDRERASISKKAIVVHAFSGSEPEDSLRLPFVKSSPVWKAIDSMEVFGKMGQVPHFRPLYKCKEEHREGMAIGHMVTFSGLVDKISKLQCDDRGSIFHSTLETLQELEKHGFDVSLLRNRVNALLLIKDRQARARDESKDVERKIVEHAGEKAKLVGEIDDVCKKIRELQEKHALLKSLMENKEQDIRKLQQHVDNINQSAALEKQEFEKLAAAPFI from the exons ATGTTGAGCTTGAGCTCCTACGAGAGTAGTGACCCTAGGCAACTTTTCTCTGAAGGCACCGAAGTTGAAGTTAGCAGCGACGAAGAAGGGTTTAAGGGAGCTTGGTTCAAAGCCTTTGTGGTTGAGAACTTGGGTTCCTCTGCTCCGAAGAAGAGGAGGAAAGTTTTGGTTGAGTACTGGAGTCTTGTCACTGAAGATGGGTTCCAGCCGTTAAGGGAGCATGTTGATTTGTGCCATTTAAGGCCTTTGCCGCCCGACGCTGGTGCTGAAGATTTTGAGGTTGGAGACGTGGTTGATGCTGATTACAGAGATGGGTGGTGGACTGGGGTTGTCAGGAAAGTTTTGGGGTGCGACAAGTATAGAGTATTTTTTGAGAACCCACCAGATTTGATTGAATTTCAGAAGAAGCAAATGCGGTTTCATCAAGATTGGGTTAATGGTAAATGGGTTCGTCCTTTGAAGGAGCAG aaaatgacaggGTCTACTTTCAGCTCAGGAACTGATGTAGAAGTGCATTTTGACAATGAGGATTTAAGTGATGCTTGGATCCCTGCAATTGTGGTTAAAGAAAACGATGATAATACCTTTTTGGTGAAGTATCACAACTCTAAGGCTAAGAATTGGAAAGATACTGTAGATTTCACTCATATCCGTCCTGCCTTTCCTCGCAATGCAGGTAGGATTTATGAGTTGTGTGACAAAGTAGATGCATTTAGTGATTTTGCTTGGCGGGTTGGTGAAATCACCAAAATCCTACCTGGGAAGAAATACACTGTCGCTTTCAAGCATGGGAATGGGATGAAGTCCAAGGAGTTCAGTCAAACAGAAATAAGGCCTCTAGTGGAATGGAAAGATGGAAAATGGCTTGTGTGGACAAAG GAAGGCTTGGTTGATTTGAATTTAGATTTGCAAGAAGATTTGGAGCACGGTGCCAATAATATAAGCAATGCTGATGTACTTTCTCAACTGGGAAGTTTGGGTTTACTTGACTATACCCATGAAACGAAATCACCTCAGCCTACAAACTCGGGGAAGAATCTGAGAAAGCGCTCTACTGATTGCAGTGAGGATTCAGTTTCTATTACTCCAAACTTGACTCCGGTGTCATCCCCTAACAATGGTGAACATATGCATCCTCTGGAAAAGCAAGAAAACGAAGTTCCCAATGGATCCCCGTCATCTGATAAGGCATGTAAAGCACGGAAATTTAAATTGGCCACCACTCCTGCATCAGCAATTGTGGGGAGTACACGTTTAAGAAAACCTGTTGTTCCTTTTATAATAGAATCTAATTCAAAG AGGAGTAAGCAACATAAAGGTGGTGGATGTGAAATTAAAATTTCAGATAATGTGCAGCGCAGAGGAAGAACTAAGAAGAGTCAAGTCAAAAGAACAGCAACATCAGCAGTAG GTAAGACTAGAAATGTTAGCAGTGGTGCTGCTGGAAAGGATGTTGAAAAGGAAGGCATAAAAGGAGAATCTGAAGCCGATATAGCATTAGGTACGACCACAAATACAAGTACTGGCGCTGCTGAAAATGTTGTTGAAAAGGAAGGCATTAAAGGAGAAGCGGAACTCCCTGCAGCATTAGGTAAGGCCGGAAAAAATGCATGTCCCAGTACTGCTGAAAACGTTGTTGAAAAAGAAGGTACTGCTGGAAAAGATGCTGAAAAAGAAGGTGCTGCTGGAAAAATTGTTGAAAAAGAAGGTACTGCTGGAAAAATTGTTGAAAAAGAAGGTACTGCTGGAAAAGCTGTTGAAAAGGAAGGTACTGCTGAAAAAGTAGTTGAAAACGAAGGCATAAGAAAAGAAGCCGAAGGCCTCATAGCATCATCATCTACTGAGGAAGTGCAGGGTTCAGTGGCCAAGAGTCTTGTTCAGTTTCTTAGTCAAGAGTTGGTAAATCTACCAAGTGATCCGAAGAATAATTCAGATAATGCATCAGATGACAATAGCACA GAGTTTAAGCAGCAATCATCAGGAGGGAGCAACAATAAAAGAAAGAGAG GACATGTTGAGGAATTGGCTGTAAAAGCTTGTAAAACCAATGGAGGAGTTGGAGGAGTTGTCCCGCCTGCTCAAGGAGGGAAGGAAACCGCAG ATCTACAAGATACCTCTAAAGGAAAAAGTGTTCATATTTCTGGGACGAACAGTGCTACAAATGAAGCTGAATCTGAATCGATTTATACTAGAGTATCAAGCGGTACAGATGATGATGATAATCAACCTCTATCAAAGTGGTTTGGGGGAATGCAGAGTCAACCAGGTGTCCTCGAAACAA AATCACTCGGTAAGACCGTTTTTGACCAACGGTACAAGGATAGAGAACGAGCAAGTATCAGTAAGAAGGCTATTGTTGTTCATGCCTTCAGTGGGAGCGAGCCTGAGGATAGTTTAAGGTTGCCGTTCGTAAAAAGCTCTCCAGTCTGGAAAGCAATTGATTCCATGGAAGTATTTGGAAAGATGGGACAAGTACCACATTTTCGTCCACTTTACAAATGTAAAGAAGAGCATAGGGAAGGAATGGCTATTGGCCACATGGTGACCTTTTCTGGTTTGGTTGACAAGATATCTAAGTTGCAATGCGATGATCGTGGCAGCATTTTCCACAGCACTTTGGAGACACTACAAGAGTTAGAAAAGCATGGCTTTGATGTGTCGCTTCTAAGAAATCGTGTGAATGCATTATTGTTAATTAAAGATAGACAAGCGCGGGCTAGAGACGAGTCAAAAGATGTTGAAAGAAAGATCGTGGAGCATGCTGGTGAGAAAGCTAAACTTGTGGGCGAGATTGATGATGTTTGTAAGAAGATACGTGAACTACAGGAGAAACATGCATTACTCAAATCACTGATGGAGAATAAAGAGCAAGATATAAGAAAGTTGCAGCAGCATGTGGATAATATCAACCAAAGTGCTGCCCTTGAGAAACAAGAATTTGAAAAACTAGCAGCTGCCCCTTTCATATAG